One window of Carassius auratus strain Wakin chromosome 17, ASM336829v1, whole genome shotgun sequence genomic DNA carries:
- the LOC113117029 gene encoding uncharacterized protein LOC113117029: MKSLMTTTYALRRQEIVGALVAPRVRDIVDRWPALLMESQVFAEFHRINNVNLRNQFYKELDRHTPKLITLFRDKATKTGKIAEELARIMMIYDLQEQRNVNIRRALVLRALPVYLREDAFKFFRTCNSADCTDLTDTPVALLTVVTNDTIDAALFSPESICIVVEDEILVSGPTTLADSFLLLFGYVYALDLQYPKNLELTFTFIQKVVMCLEDNKPLKGRLLMLKNDLFNE, translated from the exons ATGAAGTCGCTAATGACCACAACCTATGCCCTTCGTCGCCAAGAAATCGTTGGAGCTCTTGTAGCTCCACGGGTGAGAGACATCGTGGATAGATGGCCAGCCCTACTTATGGAgtcacag GTGTTTGCAGAGTTCCACCGAATCAACAATGTTAACCTGCGCAATCAATTCTACAAGGAGCTGGACAGACACACGCCTAAACTCATTACCTTGTTCAGAGACAAGGCCACCAAGACTGGCAAGATAGCGGAGGAGCTAGCCAGgatcatgatgatttatgaccttCAG GAACAACGTAATGTAAATATAAGACGGGCACTCGTCCTTCGTGCTCTTCCTGTGTACCTGCGTGAAGATGCCTTCAAGTTCTTCAGGACCTGTAAT tCAGCAGATTGTACAGACCTCACTGACACTCCGGTGGCTCTCCTGACAGTCGTCACGAATGACACTATTGATGCGGCCCTCTTCAGCCCTGAGAGCATCTGTATCGTCGTGGAGGATGAAATACTTGTGAGTGGTCCCACGACTCTGGCTGActcatttctcctgctctttGGGTATGTCTATGCACTAGACCTACAGTACCCAAAGAATCTTGAACTTACATTCACATTTATCCAAAAAGTTGTGATGTGTCTTGAGGACAACAAACCACTGAAAGGGCGTCTACTGATGCTGAAGAATGATTtgtttaatgagtga